A section of the Alkalihalobacillus sp. LMS39 genome encodes:
- a CDS encoding type 1 glutamine amidotransferase family protein produces MKTKKVFLYVFNTMSDWEYGYLIAELHSGRYFKKDLAPLKVTTVGANKEMITTMGGLSIKPDISLDECVFESKDLLILPGGTTWNEEIHQLILERIGQALKLGTIVAAICGATVALANMGYLDSRKHTSNSLEYIKMVCPNYKGEKFYELGPVVSDANLVTASGVAPLEFAMEVLKKIDAFTPDTLHSWYNLNKTHQPEYFFELMNSINK; encoded by the coding sequence GTCAGACTGGGAATATGGATATTTAATTGCTGAACTACACTCAGGAAGGTATTTCAAAAAAGATTTAGCACCTTTAAAAGTAACTACTGTAGGTGCTAATAAAGAAATGATTACTACCATGGGAGGACTTAGCATTAAACCAGATATTTCCCTTGATGAATGTGTTTTTGAGAGTAAAGATCTTTTAATATTACCAGGAGGGACTACTTGGAATGAAGAAATTCATCAACTTATCTTGGAAAGGATTGGCCAAGCTTTAAAGCTTGGCACCATTGTTGCTGCAATTTGTGGTGCAACTGTGGCCCTCGCGAATATGGGATACCTAGATTCTAGAAAGCACACAAGTAATAGCTTAGAGTATATTAAAATGGTATGTCCTAATTATAAAGGAGAAAAGTTTTATGAGTTAGGACCAGTTGTATCTGATGCGAATTTAGTTACGGCATCAGGAGTAGCTCCTCTGGAATTTGCTATGGAAGTACTGAAAAAAATAGATGCATTTACACCAGATACATTACATTCATGGTATAACCTAAATAAGACTCATCAACCTGAATACTTCTTCGAGTTAATGAATTCAATAAATAAATGA
- a CDS encoding GNAT family N-acetyltransferase, whose amino-acid sequence MLLRLFQPSDSSEVTRLCNNYNIFKNTLYLPFPYSEEDALAWIANHFENFNTDKSYEFAITDRRTGKLMGAIALTNNQSFNHGEMAFWIGEQYWGNGYATEASKAMLTFAFNVKQFHKVFARHFHTNQASGKVIQNMGMKKEGVLREHVKKENQYMDLVYYGMLQHEFARKL is encoded by the coding sequence TTGTTGTTAAGATTGTTCCAGCCTTCAGATTCATCAGAGGTAACTCGCCTATGTAATAATTATAATATTTTTAAAAATACTTTGTATCTACCATTTCCTTATTCCGAGGAAGATGCTTTAGCTTGGATTGCAAATCACTTCGAGAATTTTAATACAGACAAATCTTACGAGTTTGCGATTACAGACCGTAGAACAGGGAAATTAATGGGTGCCATCGCTTTAACGAATAACCAAAGCTTTAATCATGGTGAAATGGCATTTTGGATTGGGGAACAGTATTGGGGAAATGGGTATGCAACAGAAGCAAGTAAAGCAATGCTTACTTTCGCATTCAACGTTAAGCAGTTTCATAAAGTATTTGCTCGTCACTTTCATACAAATCAAGCTTCAGGTAAAGTGATTCAAAACATGGGGATGAAAAAAGAAGGGGTATTACGAGAGCATGTAAAGAAGGAAAATCAATATATGGACCTCGTATACTATGGCATGCTCCAACACGAATTCGCCAGGAAATTGTAA
- a CDS encoding MBL fold metallo-hydrolase encodes MKKIIDSWFTVTPIDEKTFAISEFGHWEKVHSFLLIGEEEAALIDTGLGIDNIKRITDQVTKLPIRVVTTHVHWDHIGSHGEFDSVYVHKEEEDWLVNGIKKLPIEQIRHDVSRDITKPTPASFQPETYTPFQGQPTGLLEDGDVIELGSRKLVICHTPGHSPGHISILDTSRGYLFTGDLLYDETPVYAFFPTTDPVQLVLSLEKIANLKNVTKIFGSHNTIGLEPSLLDEVKKAVQELKRQDVIKFGTGIHTFNGFSVQF; translated from the coding sequence ATGAAAAAGATTATTGACTCTTGGTTTACTGTTACCCCAATCGATGAGAAAACATTTGCGATAAGTGAGTTTGGGCACTGGGAAAAAGTTCATTCCTTTTTGTTAATAGGGGAAGAGGAAGCGGCATTAATTGATACAGGTCTTGGAATCGATAATATCAAAAGGATTACCGATCAAGTAACGAAATTGCCGATACGAGTCGTAACAACACATGTCCATTGGGACCATATTGGCAGTCATGGGGAGTTTGATTCCGTTTACGTACATAAAGAGGAAGAGGATTGGTTAGTGAATGGAATAAAAAAACTACCGATTGAGCAAATCAGACATGATGTAAGTCGAGATATTACGAAACCAACACCAGCATCATTTCAACCTGAAACTTATACCCCTTTTCAAGGACAGCCAACAGGATTACTAGAAGACGGTGATGTGATTGAGCTTGGGTCCCGCAAGTTAGTCATCTGTCATACACCTGGACATTCGCCAGGTCATATCTCGATTTTAGATACAAGCAGGGGTTATTTATTTACAGGAGATTTGTTATATGATGAAACACCTGTGTATGCTTTTTTTCCGACAACCGACCCTGTCCAGCTTGTTCTATCATTAGAAAAAATAGCAAACTTAAAAAATGTAACAAAAATTTTTGGGTCCCATAATACAATTGGACTTGAACCAAGTCTTTTAGATGAAGTGAAAAAGGCAGTTCAAGAGCTGAAACGACAAGACGTCATTAAATTTGGAACTGGTATCCATACGTTTAATGGCTTTAGTGTGCAGTTTTAA
- the comGA gene encoding competence type IV pilus ATPase ComGA, whose product MEDIEKKSANLIMKASERHASDIHFVPRRNDALIQYRINQSLVDGETISLRVLERLISHFKFVAGMDIGERRKPQNGAMEFQHNGMTISLRLSTVPTIFHESLVIRLHPQTSFLTLEQLSLFASPVQKLHKLISKKSGLLLVTGPTGSGKTTTLYTILQTLKLSSGRQVITLEDPVEKKNDLFLQIEMNEKAGITFAEGLRAILRHDPDIIMVGEIRDEETARLAVRAALTGHLVISTLHTRNAAGAVIRLLEFGIPLLDLKETLEGVIAQRLVVRYCPLCHGRCHRFCTNLGKRKQVAIFEILMGQPLDYYLHYQKQDEKQTYSTLHSELRKAIALGLICETEWKI is encoded by the coding sequence GTGGAGGACATTGAAAAAAAGTCCGCCAATCTGATTATGAAAGCGAGTGAAAGGCATGCGAGCGATATTCATTTTGTTCCGAGACGGAATGATGCTCTAATTCAATATCGCATTAATCAATCACTTGTCGACGGAGAAACGATTAGTCTTAGGGTGTTAGAGCGATTAATTAGTCATTTTAAATTTGTGGCTGGGATGGATATTGGCGAACGACGAAAGCCGCAAAATGGTGCAATGGAATTTCAGCATAACGGGATGACTATCAGTTTACGCTTGTCGACCGTTCCAACCATTTTTCATGAAAGTTTAGTTATTCGGCTTCATCCGCAAACCTCTTTTCTTACCCTCGAACAACTCTCATTATTTGCTTCACCTGTTCAAAAACTTCACAAACTTATTTCAAAAAAATCTGGTTTGCTTTTAGTGACTGGTCCAACTGGTTCAGGGAAAACGACGACATTATATACGATTCTTCAAACGTTAAAACTGAGTAGTGGTCGACAAGTCATAACGTTGGAAGATCCAGTAGAAAAGAAAAATGATTTGTTTTTGCAAATTGAAATGAATGAAAAAGCGGGGATTACATTTGCAGAAGGGCTTCGTGCGATTTTGCGTCATGACCCGGATATTATTATGGTCGGGGAAATTAGGGATGAAGAAACAGCAAGATTGGCCGTTCGGGCGGCGCTTACAGGACATCTTGTTATTTCAACATTACATACACGTAACGCAGCAGGAGCTGTTATTCGGCTGCTTGAGTTTGGGATTCCGTTATTAGATTTAAAAGAAACATTGGAAGGTGTCATTGCACAACGTCTCGTTGTTCGATATTGTCCGTTATGTCATGGGAGATGTCATCGCTTTTGTACCAACTTGGGCAAAAGAAAACAAGTCGCGATTTTTGAAATTTTAATGGGACAACCGTTGGATTATTATTTGCATTATCAAAAACAAGATGAAAAACAAACCTACTCAACACTACATTCAGAATTAAGAAAAGCAATTGCTTTAGGATTGATTTGTGAAACGGAGTGGAAAATATGA
- the comGB gene encoding competence type IV pilus assembly protein ComGB → MRKKKWKDKDKAEFLKRLGTLLAQGYPLAEGIELLTVYKPQHVKDALRSIVLKLRSGTTLHQALEAEKFPQDVLLYLYFAEQNGDTSTGLIESGELFSKRVDMIKKITGLLRYPVILLWVVSMLTLVMVNYLFPHFQNIFSVMAMEPPLITKLFLSFIDFVPFIFWGGSAFVTLFLCYYFFIFRKYSPHEKVRILQKIPGVSTFTESLITYYFSSQLSSLLKGGISILHALSIFEGQNYIRFFKDEAKSVKEQLQEGYSLDGVIAQRSYYQADMSLIIKQGQSRGRLASELRHYSDMLFSSIEENVKKTVMTIQPICFLLIGSVVLLMFLSILLPIFGLINSMG, encoded by the coding sequence ATGAGAAAAAAGAAGTGGAAGGATAAGGATAAAGCAGAGTTTTTAAAACGGCTTGGTACTTTACTTGCCCAAGGCTATCCACTAGCAGAAGGTATCGAGCTTTTGACCGTATACAAACCTCAACATGTAAAAGATGCATTGCGTTCGATTGTTTTAAAATTACGGTCGGGAACAACGCTGCACCAAGCATTAGAAGCCGAGAAATTTCCACAAGATGTGCTGCTATATTTATATTTTGCCGAACAAAATGGTGACACGAGTACAGGGTTAATTGAATCAGGTGAGCTATTTTCAAAACGTGTCGATATGATAAAAAAAATAACAGGGTTGCTAAGGTATCCAGTCATTTTATTATGGGTCGTTTCGATGCTTACATTAGTCATGGTTAATTATTTGTTTCCACATTTTCAAAATATATTTTCAGTGATGGCAATGGAACCTCCTCTTATTACAAAGTTGTTTCTTTCCTTTATTGATTTTGTCCCTTTTATTTTTTGGGGCGGGAGTGCTTTCGTTACCCTTTTCCTCTGTTATTACTTCTTCATTTTCAGAAAATATTCCCCTCACGAAAAAGTACGCATACTGCAAAAAATACCTGGTGTGTCGACATTTACCGAATCCTTGATTACCTATTATTTTTCTTCCCAACTAAGCAGTTTGTTAAAAGGTGGTATTTCCATATTACATGCATTATCGATTTTCGAAGGTCAAAATTATATACGTTTTTTTAAAGATGAAGCGAAAAGTGTGAAAGAACAATTGCAAGAAGGATATAGTCTTGATGGTGTCATTGCCCAACGCTCGTATTATCAAGCGGACATGTCGCTAATTATAAAGCAAGGCCAAAGCCGAGGCAGGCTTGCATCCGAATTAAGACATTACAGTGACATGTTGTTTAGCTCAATTGAAGAAAATGTAAAAAAAACAGTGATGACGATTCAGCCGATTTGTTTTCTTCTTATTGGATCCGTCGTTTTGCTTATGTTTTTATCAATCTTACTTCCTATCTTTGGATTGATTAATTCAATGGGGTAG
- the comGC gene encoding competence type IV pilus major pilin ComGC produces the protein MKKLLKKQAGFTLIEMMIVLLIISILLLIAVPNMTKNTAVAGDKSCDATIKLLQTQVGAYEVEKGSLPASLQALLDEGYVDNITCPNNETLSLNTNGVVVKSPSN, from the coding sequence ATGAAAAAACTGTTGAAAAAGCAAGCTGGGTTTACGCTGATTGAAATGATGATTGTGTTGCTGATTATTTCGATTTTATTATTAATTGCTGTGCCAAACATGACGAAAAACACGGCAGTCGCGGGTGATAAAAGCTGCGATGCTACGATTAAGTTGCTTCAAACCCAAGTAGGTGCGTATGAAGTGGAAAAAGGAAGCTTGCCGGCAAGTTTACAAGCGCTGCTAGACGAAGGGTACGTGGACAATATTACTTGCCCGAATAATGAAACTCTATCATTAAATACTAATGGTGTAGTGGTGAAATCACCATCTAACTAA
- the comGD gene encoding competence type IV pilus minor pilin ComGD, with protein MTELIVTLSIIMMMSSLVTLTFSPLQKAQQKEHFLHEFKNDLYLTQQLAISTGNPTTLYIRTTNHTYSINQQTKPLYTRTFDSTISFEKGTLSFTDVMYHYNGNISKSGTLLMTIDGTRYRVVFLLGKGRFYIEKM; from the coding sequence ATGACAGAATTGATTGTAACTTTAAGTATTATCATGATGATGAGCTCACTAGTCACATTAACATTTAGTCCTCTTCAAAAGGCACAGCAAAAAGAGCATTTTCTCCATGAATTCAAAAATGACCTCTATTTAACCCAACAGCTTGCGATCTCAACTGGGAACCCCACGACATTATATATTCGTACAACGAACCACACATATTCCATTAACCAACAAACAAAACCTCTTTATACTCGAACATTTGATTCTACGATTTCTTTTGAAAAAGGGACATTGTCATTTACAGATGTCATGTACCATTATAACGGCAATATTAGCAAATCTGGTACATTGTTAATGACGATTGACGGTACTCGTTATCGAGTCGTGTTTCTCCTTGGGAAAGGGAGGTTTTACATTGAAAAAATGTAG
- a CDS encoding type II secretion system protein, which yields MKKCSGFTLMEVVMALSVVMMMTSFLLPVLLKVYQENRTIQEQTWANVYVHKTLQEWLYDEKTLLASFTIHQKGTTYEATSKIEANHVEFCLAWIGSNSRRYVTCQYAKKT from the coding sequence TTGAAAAAATGTAGTGGATTTACGTTAATGGAAGTTGTGATGGCATTAAGTGTTGTCATGATGATGACAAGCTTTTTATTACCGGTATTACTGAAAGTGTATCAAGAAAACAGGACGATTCAAGAGCAGACATGGGCAAATGTATATGTTCATAAAACACTACAAGAATGGTTATATGATGAAAAGACACTCCTCGCTTCATTTACCATCCATCAAAAAGGAACAACGTATGAGGCAACTTCCAAAATAGAAGCCAATCATGTTGAATTTTGTTTAGCATGGATAGGAAGCAATAGTCGAAGGTATGTGACGTGCCAATATGCGAAAAAAACATGA
- the comGF gene encoding competence type IV pilus minor pilin ComGF, producing the protein MRKKHESGMTLLEVLIALFIFLLVLPLFPLVIHVVATSLSSDQLHEYEVELFYTQLAMEVREAKQVNVQNNMIQLRKWDDSLVTIEPYGTRIRRRVNQTGHDVLLQNVEMLSFEKTNNGVIVSVGSSKKSYERRLSQADVLE; encoded by the coding sequence ATGCGAAAAAAACATGAATCAGGAATGACGCTACTGGAAGTGTTGATCGCGTTGTTTATTTTCCTTTTAGTTCTCCCCTTATTTCCTCTTGTCATTCATGTAGTCGCCACATCTCTATCCTCGGACCAATTACATGAATATGAAGTCGAGTTGTTCTACACACAACTTGCAATGGAAGTGCGTGAAGCAAAGCAAGTTAATGTCCAAAACAACATGATTCAGTTACGCAAATGGGATGACTCGCTAGTGACGATTGAACCGTATGGGACAAGAATCCGACGGCGTGTTAATCAAACAGGGCATGATGTTTTATTACAAAATGTTGAAATGCTTTCGTTTGAAAAGACAAACAATGGTGTCATCGTGTCTGTTGGATCATCGAAAAAAAGCTATGAAAGAAGGCTGTCGCAAGCAGATGTGCTCGAGTAA
- the comGG gene encoding competence type IV pilus minor pilin ComGG: protein MDHRKKAMKEGCRKQMCSSNKEAGFILPLTLIIMFLLSAVVLFEVRDYMHKRAFYEKQQELYTIESLLQMAAVDLVDRMNEAVVETTGTLSYEHGSAHYWMEPVTHDTVYIQMTMETNAKSKRLVRITYDVEKKKITHWWEVTKG from the coding sequence TTGGATCATCGAAAAAAAGCTATGAAAGAAGGCTGTCGCAAGCAGATGTGCTCGAGTAACAAAGAGGCAGGTTTTATCCTGCCTCTCACTTTAATTATCATGTTCCTCTTGTCCGCTGTTGTGTTATTTGAAGTTCGCGATTATATGCATAAAAGGGCATTTTATGAAAAGCAACAGGAGTTATATACGATCGAATCCTTATTGCAAATGGCAGCAGTTGACCTTGTTGATAGGATGAACGAAGCTGTGGTGGAAACGACAGGAACACTTTCTTATGAACATGGCTCAGCTCACTACTGGATGGAACCAGTAACTCATGATACAGTATATATACAAATGACAATGGAGACGAATGCGAAAAGTAAACGGCTCGTTCGAATCACATATGATGTAGAAAAAAAGAAAATCACTCATTGGTGGGAGGTAACAAAAGGATGA
- a CDS encoding shikimate kinase, whose product MMVYFTGFMGSGKSTIGSIIGKCLDYQVIDTDDYLQKKYGKSISDLFAKYGEEKFRELETLALKEIQGDFLIVTTGGGMVMRKENRDFMKENGYVIFLDLSLDQILYRLEGDTTRPLMQKPLHEIEALYLERQPLYREADLIVDIDSLNIPQIVQLITDEVYKVSEARGYCS is encoded by the coding sequence ATGATGGTATATTTCACAGGCTTTATGGGGTCTGGCAAAAGTACGATTGGCAGTATTATTGGGAAATGCTTGGATTATCAAGTCATTGATACAGATGACTATTTGCAAAAGAAATATGGAAAATCAATTTCTGACCTTTTTGCAAAATATGGGGAAGAGAAATTTCGAGAACTAGAAACGCTGGCATTAAAAGAAATTCAAGGTGATTTTCTCATTGTTACAACAGGCGGCGGAATGGTGATGAGAAAAGAAAATCGTGATTTTATGAAGGAAAACGGATACGTTATTTTCTTAGATTTAAGTTTGGATCAAATTTTATACAGACTAGAAGGAGATACAACTCGACCATTAATGCAAAAACCGCTTCATGAAATTGAAGCGTTGTACTTGGAACGACAACCACTGTATCGTGAAGCGGATTTAATTGTAGATATCGACTCGTTAAATATACCGCAAATTGTCCAACTGATTACTGATGAAGTGTATAAAGTAAGTGAAGCTAGGGGATACTGTTCGTAA
- a CDS encoding YqzE family protein — MSFNDIVKYITQQFVTYVDQPSEKRKEIRQERKSSKSPMHYQMFGMIPLALSIFFKNSRSKRNK, encoded by the coding sequence ATGTCGTTTAACGATATTGTCAAATATATAACCCAGCAGTTTGTCACGTACGTTGATCAGCCAAGTGAGAAAAGAAAAGAAATTCGCCAAGAACGAAAAAGTTCAAAATCTCCGATGCATTATCAAATGTTTGGTATGATCCCTTTGGCGTTATCGATTTTCTTTAAAAATTCACGTTCAAAACGAAACAAATAA
- a CDS encoding helix-turn-helix domain-containing protein, whose translation MDQTLKITNVLSDPTRFSIYQYVSRIHREVTVQEIAEYFKIHANVARLHLSKLEDVKMLVSHTQKTGKGGRPSRTYQLSQEVVSLQFPYRDYQRLAEMCLETLVEFGEQGQVVLNKIGLKYGRELAGNYMVQLGKKVDELSTKQKLSCVETIAQNQGLSPELAFNEEERKATFSIYNCTFKELIQDYSDALCPLHHALIQGIFQYFFGDITIQEEHLMTKPECDTCQYKTVLTY comes from the coding sequence ATGGATCAAACATTAAAAATAACAAATGTATTATCAGACCCTACTCGGTTTTCCATTTATCAGTATGTGTCAAGGATACATCGCGAAGTAACGGTGCAAGAAATTGCGGAGTATTTTAAAATTCACGCAAATGTTGCTCGGCTTCATCTTTCGAAATTAGAAGACGTGAAAATGCTTGTTTCACATACTCAAAAAACAGGGAAAGGTGGCCGACCAAGTCGGACATACCAATTATCCCAAGAAGTTGTAAGTTTGCAATTTCCATACCGTGATTATCAACGTCTTGCTGAAATGTGTTTAGAAACATTAGTTGAATTTGGGGAACAAGGGCAAGTCGTTTTAAATAAAATCGGTTTAAAATATGGGAGAGAGTTGGCTGGAAATTATATGGTTCAGCTTGGAAAAAAAGTTGATGAGCTATCGACAAAGCAAAAACTAAGCTGTGTTGAAACGATTGCTCAAAACCAAGGCTTAAGTCCTGAACTTGCGTTTAATGAAGAAGAGCGAAAAGCCACCTTCTCTATTTACAATTGCACGTTTAAAGAATTAATTCAAGATTATTCAGATGCCCTATGTCCGCTTCATCATGCATTAATTCAAGGAATATTTCAATATTTCTTTGGGGATATTACAATACAGGAAGAGCATTTAATGACAAAACCAGAGTGTGACACTTGTCAATATAAAACGGTATTAACGTATTAA
- a CDS encoding DUF2626 domain-containing protein yields the protein MDRMFRVLSFWTGIFAVLFFVGDMYNMALLFFAQTGGLLALSYLNLSERVYIYIFGAYLTVFFVGFTYYSTFLLQPGVGGH from the coding sequence ATGGATCGCATGTTTCGTGTCTTGAGCTTCTGGACGGGTATCTTCGCAGTATTATTCTTTGTTGGAGATATGTACAACATGGCTCTCTTATTCTTCGCGCAAACGGGTGGATTGTTAGCGCTAAGCTATTTAAACCTTTCTGAGCGTGTGTATATTTATATTTTCGGTGCTTATTTAACAGTATTCTTTGTAGGATTTACATATTATTCTACATTCCTGTTACAACCAGGCGTCGGAGGTCACTAA
- a CDS encoding SAM-dependent methyltransferase, protein MLLDYIIASIEANEQKQISYSEFMSLALYHPQFGYYMKEKQKVGKTGDFYTSSNVSTVFAEVFAQQFIDIWQSTPLPFHICEFGAGTGRFAFDVLTKIKELSTKTYNELTYSIVETSPYHLHEQKQRLKEHRNVHYYRSIDELQTKPFSGIVFSNELLDAFPVDVVSWDHGQLYEIKITMDENSLLQEVKTKCDRAELHEWLHQYGPPLQEGQRIEIPLAMKKWVQQLAEWVDQAVIFTLDYGYTKKDWEQPERKDGSLRGYYEHQMITNPLLHPGEMDLTTHIHLDALIEMGTELGFQLQFANTQDKFLIDADILSYLQDHHNPDPFSAESKRNRAIRSLLTMSTYFYVIKQTKGM, encoded by the coding sequence ATGTTGTTGGACTACATTATTGCTTCTATCGAGGCAAATGAACAAAAACAAATATCGTACTCCGAATTTATGAGCTTAGCCCTTTACCATCCACAATTCGGCTATTACATGAAAGAAAAACAAAAAGTCGGAAAGACCGGTGATTTTTATACGAGCAGTAATGTCAGTACCGTATTTGCTGAAGTGTTTGCCCAGCAATTTATTGATATATGGCAATCCACTCCTCTTCCATTTCACATATGTGAATTTGGTGCAGGAACTGGTCGGTTTGCCTTTGATGTTTTAACAAAAATAAAAGAGCTTTCCACTAAAACTTATAACGAACTTACATACAGTATTGTAGAAACTAGTCCATATCACTTACACGAACAAAAACAACGGCTAAAAGAACATCGTAATGTTCATTATTATCGTTCTATTGATGAGCTTCAAACAAAGCCGTTTTCAGGAATTGTGTTTTCCAATGAATTGCTTGATGCATTCCCTGTTGATGTCGTTTCGTGGGATCATGGTCAATTATATGAAATAAAAATCACAATGGATGAAAACAGTTTATTACAAGAAGTGAAAACAAAATGTGACCGCGCAGAGCTACATGAGTGGCTACACCAATACGGCCCCCCACTGCAAGAAGGACAACGCATTGAAATCCCACTCGCCATGAAAAAATGGGTTCAACAACTAGCTGAGTGGGTCGACCAGGCCGTTATTTTCACCTTAGATTATGGTTATACAAAGAAAGACTGGGAACAACCAGAGCGAAAAGATGGCAGTTTACGTGGCTATTATGAGCATCAGATGATAACAAATCCACTTTTACACCCTGGTGAGATGGATTTAACAACTCATATACATCTAGACGCTCTAATTGAAATGGGGACAGAGCTGGGCTTTCAGCTACAATTTGCGAACACCCAGGATAAATTTCTAATAGATGCAGATATCCTTTCTTATTTGCAAGACCACCATAACCCAGACCCTTTTTCTGCAGAAAGCAAAAGGAACCGTGCGATCCGGTCGCTTTTAACAATGAGCACGTATTTTTATGTCATTAAACAAACCAAAGGGATGTAG
- a CDS encoding MBL fold metallo-hydrolase has product MNIHQIPLGPLQTNCYVLSNDKGEAVIFDPGGNAEQLQNFLTEQQYTPVAILLTHAHFDHIGAVDFIREKWDIPVYLHENEKGWLSDPAQNGSMYFMGDEEIKMKEASHLVAKEEPITVGPFTFTVFFTPGHSPGSISYYFEKENIVFSGDALFSGSIGRTDLPGGNHEQLLQSIHSKLLELPEETVVASGHGPTTTIGNEMDSNPFLSGF; this is encoded by the coding sequence ATGAATATACACCAAATTCCACTAGGACCATTACAAACGAACTGTTATGTCCTATCTAATGACAAAGGAGAAGCGGTCATCTTTGATCCGGGTGGCAACGCAGAGCAATTGCAAAATTTTTTAACCGAGCAACAATATACTCCTGTCGCTATTTTATTAACGCACGCTCATTTTGACCATATTGGCGCTGTTGATTTCATCCGTGAGAAATGGGACATCCCTGTCTATCTTCACGAAAATGAAAAAGGCTGGTTAAGCGACCCCGCCCAAAATGGTTCGATGTACTTTATGGGTGATGAGGAAATAAAAATGAAAGAAGCTTCCCATTTAGTTGCAAAAGAGGAACCCATTACTGTCGGACCATTTACATTTACCGTCTTCTTCACACCGGGGCACTCGCCTGGAAGTATATCTTATTACTTCGAAAAAGAAAACATAGTTTTCTCAGGTGATGCTTTGTTTTCAGGAAGCATCGGTCGTACCGATTTACCAGGCGGAAATCATGAACAACTTTTACAAAGTATCCACTCGAAATTATTAGAATTACCAGAAGAAACTGTTGTCGCATCTGGTCATGGCCCAACAACAACGATTGGAAATGAAATGGACTCAAATCCCTTTTTATCTGGATTTTAA
- a CDS encoding DUF2759 domain-containing protein: MFLAINFLLVAILCAIGLIREFRKKNFFAVGFAGLSVAVFGWFAVMTIYSILTTGTGAPVAH; this comes from the coding sequence ATGTTTTTAGCCATTAATTTTCTACTTGTCGCTATCCTCTGTGCGATCGGATTAATTCGTGAATTCCGTAAAAAGAATTTCTTTGCGGTAGGATTTGCAGGACTTTCTGTAGCTGTATTCGGATGGTTCGCAGTGATGACGATTTATTCAATCCTTACAACAGGAACAGGTGCACCAGTTGCCCACTAA